One stretch of Cohnella algarum DNA includes these proteins:
- a CDS encoding copper-translocating P-type ATPase, translating into MDDHKGHAHHSNHADQNKGTHSMSTHQHHHQHHHHDDPSGHPDSSHRMDKHVGHHVEDFKKRFYICLAVTIPILILSPMIQMFLGVDWRFPYDTVLLFLLSSFVFFYGGTPFLVGAYHELKYKSPGMMTLIALAIVVAYSYSSLTMFGLTEVDFFWELATLIDIMLLGHWLEMKSIMGASHALEELVRLIPSEAHLVTENGETKDVSVTELKPQQVILIKPGERVPVDGVIMTGQSSIDESMLTGESVPVVKKTGDAVIGGAINGEGSLTVTVHNEGGAGYLSQVIKLVQEAQESKSKAQNLSDKAAKGLFYIALAAGLITLIVWLAMGSSFDFALQRMVTVMIIACPHALGLAIPLVISTSTSLAAKKGLLIRNRTAFEDARKLNAVVFDKTGTLTQGKFGITDILPAVGYEETELLKIVGALEAQSEHPISKGVMSEVKNRNISVYQAESVENLTGKGLQGLVNGQDVKVVSPGYMEEQQISYPSDDYERLSSQGNTVVFAVIDGKYSGLIALADQIRETARSAIEKLKGLGIKSMMLTGDNKQAADRVGRQLDLDEVYAEVLPHQKADKIKEIQKEGYLVAMTGDGVNDAPALAQADLGIAVGAGTDVAIETADVVLVRSDPEDVVSILHLSRRTYAKMVQNLWWAAGYNIAAIPLAAGVLYGPGILLDPALGAVLMSLSTIVVAINAKLLKAQ; encoded by the coding sequence ATGGATGATCACAAAGGCCATGCTCATCATTCCAACCATGCGGACCAGAACAAGGGCACCCATTCCATGAGCACCCATCAGCACCATCACCAGCATCATCACCACGATGATCCATCCGGACATCCGGACAGCTCTCACCGCATGGATAAGCATGTCGGCCATCACGTCGAGGATTTTAAAAAACGCTTCTATATTTGCCTTGCAGTCACGATTCCGATTCTCATCCTTTCTCCGATGATCCAAATGTTTCTCGGTGTGGATTGGCGGTTTCCTTATGATACGGTACTGCTGTTTCTTCTCTCATCCTTTGTGTTCTTCTATGGCGGTACGCCATTTTTGGTGGGCGCTTATCATGAACTGAAATATAAATCGCCCGGTATGATGACTTTAATCGCGCTTGCGATTGTCGTTGCTTACAGCTACAGCTCCTTAACCATGTTTGGCCTGACAGAGGTTGATTTTTTCTGGGAGCTGGCTACGTTGATCGACATTATGCTGCTCGGACACTGGCTGGAAATGAAATCAATTATGGGCGCATCTCATGCCTTGGAAGAACTGGTCCGGCTGATTCCATCGGAGGCGCACCTTGTCACCGAAAATGGGGAAACGAAGGACGTTTCCGTGACCGAGTTGAAACCCCAGCAAGTCATCTTGATTAAACCCGGTGAACGTGTTCCCGTTGACGGAGTGATCATGACGGGGCAATCCTCCATAGATGAGTCGATGCTCACAGGGGAATCCGTACCGGTCGTCAAGAAAACGGGAGACGCAGTCATCGGCGGAGCCATCAACGGGGAAGGCTCGCTGACCGTTACAGTACATAACGAAGGCGGAGCAGGATATTTATCCCAAGTCATCAAGCTGGTCCAGGAAGCGCAGGAATCCAAATCCAAGGCGCAGAACTTGTCGGACAAAGCGGCCAAAGGGCTGTTTTACATCGCATTGGCAGCCGGGTTGATCACCCTGATTGTCTGGTTAGCTATGGGTTCCAGCTTTGATTTCGCCTTGCAACGGATGGTTACCGTCATGATCATTGCATGTCCTCATGCGCTGGGTCTTGCCATCCCGCTGGTCATCTCGACTTCCACCTCATTGGCGGCCAAGAAGGGATTGTTGATCCGCAACCGTACCGCATTTGAGGATGCACGGAAGCTTAACGCCGTTGTTTTCGACAAGACCGGAACGTTGACCCAAGGCAAATTCGGCATCACCGACATTCTCCCGGCCGTGGGATATGAGGAAACGGAACTGTTGAAGATTGTCGGCGCACTGGAAGCGCAGTCCGAGCATCCCATCTCCAAAGGGGTCATGTCGGAAGTGAAAAATCGCAATATTTCCGTTTATCAGGCCGAGTCCGTCGAGAATTTGACCGGCAAAGGTCTGCAAGGGTTGGTAAACGGTCAAGACGTCAAAGTGGTAAGTCCCGGTTACATGGAAGAGCAGCAAATTTCCTATCCATCCGATGATTACGAGCGACTTTCCTCCCAAGGGAATACCGTTGTTTTCGCGGTGATCGACGGGAAATATTCCGGCTTGATTGCTTTGGCGGATCAAATAAGGGAAACAGCCCGCAGCGCCATCGAAAAACTGAAAGGGCTCGGGATCAAATCCATGATGTTGACAGGCGACAACAAGCAAGCAGCGGACCGGGTGGGGAGACAACTTGATTTGGATGAAGTTTATGCGGAAGTTCTTCCGCATCAGAAGGCGGACAAAATCAAAGAGATCCAGAAGGAGGGGTATCTTGTCGCGATGACGGGGGACGGGGTGAATGATGCCCCGGCATTGGCGCAAGCCGACTTGGGAATTGCAGTCGGAGCGGGGACTGACGTCGCGATCGAAACGGCGGATGTCGTTCTGGTACGCAGCGACCCGGAAGATGTCGTTTCCATCCTGCATTTGTCCAGAAGGACCTATGCGAAGATGGTCCAAAATTTATGGTGGGCGGCAGGCTACAACATTGCGGCCATTCCACTCGCCGCCGGCGTGCTGTACGGACCCGGCATTCTGCTCGACCCTGCATTAGGAGCTGTTTTGATGTCACTCAGCACCATTGTCGTCGCCATTAATGCGAAGTTGTTGAAGGCCCAATGA
- a CDS encoding IS110 family transposase: MERISEKTLVIGTDIAKTNHVARAFNYRGIELGKRCLFTNDEIGLLNLLSWMESLKQEHQMDDVILGVEPTGHYWFPLFHFFKQRGIQVVQVNPHHVKKSKELDDNSPTKNDIKDAKVVAKLVIEGRYTEPQLPEGIYADLRVLMNQRDRLNKDLNRVKGRIHNWLDRFFPEYIQVFKDWEGKASLITLEHFPLPQDVVSAGETSVVAMWKKHGVKRAVGPKRASLLYRKASKSIGLTEGATAAKHELAMYLEQYAMLCRQIDQLMELVEQLVKEVPGAAEMMTIPCIGLVTVAGFLAEVGDLSGYNHSQQIVRHAGLSLREDSSGKRKGETTISKRGRCRLRALLYRAALVLVGKNAEFRALHMYFTTRRDNPLKKKQSMIAICNKLIRVLFELGRKKKAYDAGKVLGPHREAQLLQAAA; this comes from the coding sequence ATTGAACGAATTTCCGAAAAAACATTAGTGATCGGTACGGACATCGCGAAGACCAATCACGTGGCCCGTGCGTTTAACTACCGCGGGATCGAGCTTGGGAAGCGGTGCCTGTTTACCAACGACGAAATCGGCCTGTTGAACTTGCTGTCTTGGATGGAATCTTTGAAACAAGAACATCAAATGGACGACGTGATTCTTGGCGTCGAGCCGACCGGCCACTATTGGTTCCCGTTATTCCACTTCTTCAAGCAGCGTGGGATCCAGGTCGTTCAGGTAAATCCGCATCACGTGAAAAAGAGCAAGGAACTCGACGATAACTCACCGACCAAGAACGACATCAAGGATGCTAAAGTCGTCGCCAAACTGGTCATCGAGGGCCGGTACACAGAGCCACAACTGCCTGAAGGCATTTATGCCGACCTGCGGGTGCTCATGAATCAGCGGGATCGGCTGAACAAGGACTTGAATCGGGTCAAGGGCCGGATTCACAACTGGCTGGATCGCTTCTTCCCGGAGTACATCCAGGTGTTTAAGGACTGGGAAGGCAAGGCTTCGCTCATCACGTTGGAGCACTTTCCGCTCCCTCAGGACGTTGTAAGCGCCGGCGAGACATCTGTCGTAGCGATGTGGAAGAAACACGGTGTCAAACGAGCTGTAGGCCCCAAGAGAGCGTCGCTGTTGTATCGCAAAGCCAGCAAGTCCATCGGCCTCACGGAAGGCGCTACAGCGGCCAAGCATGAGCTAGCCATGTACTTGGAACAGTACGCCATGCTGTGCAGGCAGATCGACCAACTGATGGAACTGGTTGAGCAATTGGTGAAGGAAGTTCCCGGAGCAGCCGAAATGATGACCATCCCTTGCATCGGCCTGGTCACCGTCGCCGGGTTTCTAGCGGAGGTGGGCGATTTATCCGGCTATAATCATAGCCAGCAGATCGTACGCCACGCCGGTCTGAGCCTTAGGGAAGACAGCTCCGGCAAGCGCAAGGGTGAAACGACGATCAGTAAACGGGGTCGCTGTCGGCTGCGGGCGCTGCTTTACCGCGCGGCGCTGGTGCTAGTCGGCAAGAATGCAGAATTCCGCGCGCTGCATATGTACTTCACGACGCGCCGGGACAATCCGCTGAAGAAGAAGCAGTCGATGATTGCCATCTGTAACAAATTGATTCGAGTCCTGTTTGAGCTTGGCCGCAAGAAAAAGGCTTATGATGCCGGCAAGGTACTTGGCCCCCATCGGGAGGCCCAGCTTCTTCAAGCGGCGGCTTAA
- a CDS encoding multicopper oxidase family protein, whose product MIRKNRKIFVVAAIAISLILILAGCTNGSGGISGMDHSNMDMGQSGASPSASGDMANMESGGAPEVLTGTKFTLTAQENHLMVNETNMRTAMTFNGTVPGPQIRVKLGDDVEITLKNELDVPTTIHWHGLPVPNNMDGIPGVTMNAVQPGESFTYKFNANVPGTYWYHSHQDGVVQLDKGLYGSFIVEDPDEQKPDRDYTLVLDDWMEDGEMDHGSMDMSGMDHGNMDMDSSDNGMAGMSDAEMMPMMYTIFTANGKSGSSIAPLTVKEGETVRIRLINAGFLSHPLYLQGHEFKIVSTDGQPINNPPLVNGQLLNVAPGERYDIEFVANNPGAWMLAEQSPNPGAPTLAIPIVYEGVEGDAKRDNEQRTIIDMTQYGEAAQSEFSLNDKFDLEYTMDLNTVNAGGNITYTINGKSFPETEPMMVQEGDLVKVKLINNSPKDVHPMHLHGHFFQVLSKNGQPVAGSPLMKDTLNVLPGEEYEIAFKADNSGNWMFHCHDLGHASKGMVTQVNYEGFTPDFTVDPNAGNKPE is encoded by the coding sequence ATGATACGTAAGAATCGAAAAATATTCGTGGTAGCAGCAATAGCGATTTCGTTGATCTTGATCTTGGCCGGCTGCACGAACGGTTCCGGCGGTATAAGCGGCATGGATCACAGCAATATGGATATGGGCCAAAGCGGCGCAAGTCCAAGCGCGTCCGGGGACATGGCGAATATGGAGTCCGGCGGCGCTCCCGAAGTGCTCACCGGCACCAAGTTCACCTTAACCGCGCAAGAAAATCATCTGATGGTCAATGAAACCAACATGCGGACTGCGATGACATTCAACGGCACGGTTCCCGGTCCCCAAATTCGGGTGAAACTCGGAGACGACGTGGAAATCACCCTGAAAAATGAATTGGATGTACCGACGACGATTCACTGGCACGGATTGCCGGTCCCGAACAATATGGACGGGATTCCAGGCGTTACGATGAACGCCGTTCAACCCGGCGAAAGTTTTACGTATAAATTTAACGCGAACGTCCCCGGCACCTACTGGTATCATTCCCACCAAGATGGCGTTGTACAATTGGATAAAGGACTCTACGGTTCCTTTATTGTGGAGGATCCGGATGAACAGAAGCCGGACCGTGATTACACGCTTGTGTTGGACGATTGGATGGAAGACGGCGAGATGGATCATGGTTCCATGGATATGAGCGGCATGGATCACGGCAATATGGATATGGACTCTTCGGACAATGGCATGGCCGGGATGAGCGATGCGGAAATGATGCCGATGATGTACACCATCTTTACCGCTAACGGTAAATCGGGTTCATCCATCGCGCCATTGACTGTTAAGGAAGGCGAAACGGTGCGCATCCGGCTGATCAACGCCGGGTTCTTGTCCCACCCGCTTTATCTGCAGGGTCATGAATTCAAAATCGTTTCCACAGACGGGCAACCCATTAACAACCCGCCTTTGGTGAACGGTCAATTGTTGAATGTCGCTCCGGGTGAACGTTACGACATCGAATTTGTCGCGAATAATCCCGGTGCCTGGATGTTGGCGGAGCAAAGCCCAAATCCGGGAGCGCCGACATTGGCCATACCGATTGTTTATGAAGGCGTGGAAGGCGATGCGAAACGGGACAACGAACAGCGCACCATAATCGATATGACCCAATATGGCGAAGCAGCCCAATCTGAGTTTTCCTTAAACGATAAGTTCGATCTGGAATACACCATGGATTTGAATACAGTCAATGCTGGCGGGAACATCACGTATACCATTAACGGCAAATCGTTCCCTGAAACGGAGCCAATGATGGTGCAAGAGGGAGATCTGGTTAAGGTTAAACTTATCAACAATTCTCCTAAAGACGTTCATCCGATGCATTTGCACGGACATTTCTTCCAGGTATTGAGCAAGAACGGCCAACCGGTTGCCGGTTCACCGCTTATGAAAGATACCCTGAATGTACTGCCTGGCGAGGAATATGAAATTGCCTTTAAAGCAGACAATTCCGGCAACTGGATGTTCCATTGCCATGACTTAGGCCACGCTTCCAAGGGCATGGTGACACAGGTAAACTACGAAGGTTTCACGCCTGATTTCACGGTCGATCCGAACGCAGGCAACAAACCTGAATAA
- a CDS encoding response regulator transcription factor produces MHTILIADDEEPMRELLKVHLIGAGYQVDEAKDGMEALEKLRKNSHYSALILDWMMPFMDGMEVIKRVREFSSIPILMLTARNETEEKVKGFLNGADDYVTKPFESAELLARIQALLRRGTSPYQETDNRLMYNGLAIDQGSRTARFQGNAVSLTQSEFDLLVLFVKHPKQIFSRTQLIDQVWGADFEGDERTVDSHIRNLRGKLKSIGAKDFIKTVWGMGYQFV; encoded by the coding sequence ATGCATACCATCTTGATTGCTGATGATGAAGAACCGATGCGCGAGCTGTTAAAGGTACATTTGATCGGCGCCGGATATCAAGTTGATGAGGCCAAAGACGGAATGGAAGCTTTGGAGAAATTGAGGAAAAACTCCCACTACAGCGCTCTGATTTTAGATTGGATGATGCCTTTTATGGATGGAATGGAGGTAATTAAAAGGGTTCGAGAATTCAGCTCCATTCCGATTCTTATGCTGACTGCCCGTAATGAAACGGAAGAAAAAGTGAAAGGGTTTTTGAATGGCGCTGACGACTATGTGACAAAGCCTTTTGAAAGTGCCGAACTCCTAGCGCGTATTCAAGCATTGCTTAGACGGGGGACAAGCCCTTATCAAGAAACCGACAACCGTTTGATGTACAATGGATTGGCCATAGACCAAGGAAGCCGCACAGCCAGGTTTCAGGGCAACGCTGTCTCCCTGACGCAATCGGAATTTGATTTGTTAGTCCTTTTTGTAAAGCATCCGAAACAAATATTTAGCCGAACGCAATTGATTGATCAAGTGTGGGGCGCCGATTTTGAGGGAGACGAGCGTACCGTTGACTCGCATATCCGCAATTTGCGCGGCAAGCTGAAGAGTATCGGAGCGAAGGATTTTATCAAAACCGTTTGGGGAATGGGGTACCAATTCGTATGA
- a CDS encoding sensor histidine kinase, whose amino-acid sequence MFITIVLLLLVLEFVFYAMFTRFYVQQIADDMIHRGHSHANALQADWSENMLRHVAEMESYSRYTVAVIDVRGEVLVSSAQLDMVQTQFLNGYESQLEYEWVQRDWRRQPYLISQSPIILADGETAGHVMMFTSTAPIRDALQSFQALLLLFTLISILSVFFFIFLFSNWISKPLVAMKDAIYQLTRNDYRFDLPVKSDDEIGELNRSIMDLSAELKHYRTERQEFLAEISHELRTPITFIRGYSEVLQNPQLKDEDKQKYLRFIHDAAGRLHRLIDDLYELMKLDQVQVQIKKMDVDLTQLLSQIAEENEDRFQVSEISFHVELPSVPLWIVADPSRMVQVIVNMLENSRKYTPRGGSVTLTLTSKKSQAIIEIRDTGIGIPKDQLALIWRRFYRVEKSRSRDHGGAGLGLSIARRIVELHQGTIEVISEEGKGTTFTIRIPLREPLN is encoded by the coding sequence ATGTTTATAACCATCGTCTTATTATTGCTTGTTTTGGAGTTCGTATTTTATGCGATGTTTACCCGATTTTACGTTCAGCAGATCGCTGATGATATGATTCACCGCGGACATAGTCACGCCAATGCTCTTCAAGCCGATTGGTCGGAGAATATGCTTCGGCATGTGGCGGAAATGGAATCGTATTCCCGTTATACGGTTGCGGTTATAGACGTTCGTGGAGAGGTGCTGGTATCTTCTGCGCAGCTGGACATGGTGCAAACCCAATTTTTAAACGGTTATGAATCACAGTTGGAGTACGAGTGGGTTCAAAGGGATTGGCGACGTCAGCCATATTTGATTTCCCAGTCACCCATTATCCTTGCAGACGGGGAAACGGCCGGCCATGTGATGATGTTCACCTCAACGGCGCCTATACGTGATGCTCTGCAGTCCTTTCAAGCATTGCTTCTGCTCTTTACGTTAATCTCGATCCTTTCCGTTTTTTTCTTCATCTTTTTGTTTTCAAATTGGATTTCCAAGCCGTTGGTTGCCATGAAAGATGCCATTTATCAGTTAACCCGGAACGATTATCGTTTTGATCTCCCTGTGAAAAGCGATGACGAAATCGGGGAATTGAACCGCTCCATCATGGATCTTTCGGCTGAATTAAAGCATTACCGTACAGAAAGACAGGAATTCCTGGCGGAAATCTCCCACGAACTTCGCACCCCCATTACGTTCATTCGCGGTTATTCCGAAGTCCTTCAAAACCCGCAGCTGAAAGACGAAGATAAGCAAAAGTATTTGAGATTCATCCATGATGCGGCCGGCCGTCTCCATCGATTGATTGACGACTTGTACGAATTGATGAAATTGGATCAGGTGCAAGTGCAAATTAAAAAAATGGACGTAGATCTTACCCAGTTGTTAAGCCAAATTGCAGAAGAGAATGAAGATCGATTCCAAGTATCGGAAATTTCTTTCCACGTAGAGCTTCCTTCAGTTCCTTTATGGATTGTCGCCGACCCCAGCCGAATGGTGCAAGTGATCGTAAACATGCTGGAAAATTCGCGAAAATATACGCCACGCGGCGGGAGCGTAACGCTTACGTTAACCTCCAAGAAAAGCCAGGCGATTATCGAAATCCGCGATACCGGAATCGGGATTCCGAAGGATCAGCTTGCACTCATTTGGCGGCGGTTTTACAGAGTGGAAAAATCGCGGTCAAGGGACCACGGCGGCGCCGGACTCGGGTTGTCGATTGCCAGAAGGATTGTCGAATTGCATCAAGGAACTATAGAAGTGATCAGTGAAGAAGGAAAAGGAACGACTTTTACCATTCGAATACCTTTGCGAGAACCTCTCAATTGA
- a CDS encoding C40 family peptidase: MNRKWISLIIFVAVFFTGASTAFASQSKLDNAINEVLGTPYKWGGTTVKGFDCSGFILYIFNQFNTELPRTSKDQSQIGTKVEKEDLRPGDMVFFNTDGKGVSHAGIYIGEGKFAHSSSSKGVSISKLSDSYYEKRYVTARRVVSDETYSAMISTVE, translated from the coding sequence TTGAATCGAAAATGGATCAGTCTAATCATTTTTGTTGCCGTATTTTTTACAGGAGCAAGTACTGCGTTTGCGAGCCAGTCCAAATTGGACAATGCGATCAATGAAGTCTTAGGCACCCCGTACAAATGGGGAGGAACAACGGTTAAAGGATTCGATTGTTCCGGTTTTATCCTGTATATCTTCAACCAGTTTAATACCGAGCTTCCTCGCACATCAAAGGACCAATCCCAAATCGGCACAAAAGTTGAAAAAGAAGATCTGCGGCCCGGGGACATGGTTTTCTTCAACACGGATGGTAAGGGTGTCTCTCATGCCGGGATTTATATTGGAGAAGGCAAATTCGCTCATTCGTCAAGTAGCAAAGGGGTAAGCATCAGCAAGCTTTCGGATTCTTACTATGAGAAGCGTTATGTTACCGCACGCCGCGTAGTGAGCGACGAAACCTATTCAGCCATGATTTCTACAGTCGAATAG
- a CDS encoding cell wall-binding repeat-containing protein, whose product MWNNIIASTFVGLLAVTLIGCASQDNGSPAASPPPATTQSNQSETGNPAFNPLPWMATKNTTRINTSDPVEAAVFISRTLWPATSESNRPGGVILVAGDSWQNALVSADLIHHPINGPILFVDENGIPDLTREEMMRLKPTGLMSNKDIQVIVAGPVNDRVMDDLNSLGLKADRIEGNTPAALAQAIDDYYAKAAGNNLPPSVIVGSLDSPEYTVPAVNWIAHMPEPLLFVNKDAVPDETTAALKKRNGKANIYIIGPESVVSAKVEKELSSYGKVVRIAGNDPYLNAIAFAKYKDTSNDFGWGITTPGHNFSFVEGKSFMLAIAAAPFSHLGKHAPLLWTDQNQMPESVMTYLMSVQPKYKKSPTEGPYNHVWLTGEEDLLSAQAQGEIDGMLEIVSATGEGHGMPGMEDENQGNESSGHVMSK is encoded by the coding sequence ATGTGGAACAACATCATTGCCAGCACTTTCGTCGGATTGCTTGCGGTCACTTTGATCGGCTGTGCATCTCAGGACAATGGATCTCCAGCTGCTTCGCCTCCACCAGCAACAACGCAATCCAACCAAAGTGAAACAGGAAATCCTGCATTCAATCCGTTGCCTTGGATGGCCACCAAAAATACGACTCGTATTAACACTTCGGATCCTGTGGAAGCTGCCGTATTCATATCACGAACCTTGTGGCCGGCAACAAGTGAATCCAATCGGCCGGGGGGTGTCATCTTGGTTGCCGGAGACAGTTGGCAAAATGCGCTGGTGAGTGCCGATTTAATTCATCATCCGATCAACGGCCCTATATTGTTCGTTGATGAGAATGGAATTCCGGATTTAACGCGGGAAGAAATGATGCGGCTTAAACCGACGGGTTTGATGTCGAATAAGGATATCCAAGTTATCGTGGCAGGGCCGGTCAACGATCGCGTAATGGATGATTTAAATTCGCTTGGTCTCAAGGCGGACCGGATTGAAGGGAACACACCGGCTGCATTGGCGCAAGCGATTGACGATTATTACGCCAAAGCAGCTGGCAATAATCTGCCCCCATCCGTTATTGTAGGTTCCCTGGACAGTCCGGAATATACGGTTCCCGCTGTCAACTGGATTGCTCATATGCCGGAGCCGTTACTGTTTGTTAATAAAGACGCCGTGCCGGATGAAACGACGGCGGCGCTCAAAAAACGGAACGGGAAAGCCAACATCTACATCATCGGACCGGAATCCGTCGTATCGGCGAAGGTGGAAAAGGAACTGTCATCTTACGGAAAAGTTGTCCGGATCGCCGGCAACGATCCTTATCTCAATGCGATTGCATTTGCCAAATATAAAGACACCTCCAATGATTTCGGATGGGGGATTACGACTCCGGGCCATAACTTCTCGTTTGTTGAAGGTAAATCCTTCATGCTGGCAATTGCTGCTGCGCCATTTTCACATCTGGGGAAACATGCACCGCTGCTCTGGACGGATCAAAATCAAATGCCCGAATCCGTCATGACGTATTTGATGTCCGTTCAGCCTAAATACAAGAAAAGCCCGACGGAGGGTCCATACAACCATGTGTGGTTAACTGGCGAAGAGGATCTTCTTTCAGCGCAGGCTCAAGGTGAAATCGATGGAATGCTCGAAATTGTTTCTGCGACAGGCGAGGGACATGGCATGCCTGGGATGGAGGATGAAAATCAAGGCAATGAATCAAGCGGTCACGTTATGTCAAAATGA
- a CDS encoding D-alanyl-D-alanine carboxypeptidase family protein, whose translation MTQLFQLTLVSALMIMSLPQNTFADGSKLDAGDLSAESAILIDGASGTVLFEKNADRQMYPASITKIITAIVALETTDLNEIVTVSKEARYEDGTRVYLAEGEQLTMEKLLYGLMVNSGNDAATAIAEHIDGSKQQFAIRMNEFVKTKIGVANTISKNPSGLPDPEHVTTARDMAKIAQYAMQNSTFRKIVSTKEMDWNGEEWETTLINHNRLLGSYEGTTGIKNGFTHEAGSTLVASANRNGMELIGVVLKSPSSEVLYKDMTQLLDYGFQNFEPKTIFEANQSYTYSKEGLEIKFVAKEPIRTVVLIGEEPKYSVNSNGEVVLDTTMGQQTIGELEALPPPIEPEATSPETATPSIDDSRSIFEYLIFALWLLMILFMGFVGRLILLKKKRSKRELGRGYWN comes from the coding sequence ATGACGCAATTATTCCAGTTGACCCTCGTTTCGGCGTTAATGATCATGTCGCTGCCACAGAATACGTTTGCAGATGGCAGTAAGTTGGACGCCGGTGATTTATCGGCAGAATCAGCTATATTGATCGATGGTGCATCGGGGACGGTATTATTCGAAAAGAATGCTGATCGGCAAATGTATCCGGCCAGCATCACCAAAATCATCACAGCGATTGTCGCATTGGAAACCACAGATTTGAATGAAATCGTGACGGTATCCAAAGAAGCCAGATACGAAGACGGAACTCGGGTTTACTTGGCGGAAGGCGAGCAGTTGACGATGGAGAAGTTATTGTATGGGCTCATGGTCAACTCGGGCAATGATGCCGCAACGGCGATCGCTGAACATATCGACGGATCGAAACAGCAGTTTGCCATTAGAATGAACGAATTTGTGAAGACGAAAATCGGCGTTGCCAACACGATCAGCAAAAACCCATCCGGTCTGCCTGATCCTGAACATGTCACGACAGCAAGGGACATGGCGAAAATTGCACAATATGCGATGCAGAACAGCACGTTTCGGAAGATTGTATCCACGAAAGAGATGGATTGGAATGGAGAGGAGTGGGAAACCACCCTCATCAACCACAACAGGCTGCTTGGATCTTACGAAGGGACGACGGGAATAAAAAACGGTTTTACTCATGAGGCAGGAAGCACTTTGGTCGCATCCGCAAACAGAAATGGGATGGAACTCATCGGCGTCGTGCTGAAATCCCCATCCAGCGAAGTTCTCTATAAGGATATGACGCAATTGCTGGATTATGGGTTTCAAAATTTTGAGCCGAAAACGATTTTTGAAGCCAATCAGTCCTATACGTATTCTAAAGAGGGTTTGGAAATAAAATTCGTTGCCAAAGAGCCGATACGGACAGTCGTCTTAATAGGTGAAGAACCCAAGTATTCCGTAAATTCAAATGGGGAAGTCGTACTGGATACAACAATGGGCCAACAGACGATCGGAGAACTTGAAGCTCTCCCACCCCCAATTGAACCAGAGGCCACTTCGCCAGAAACGGCAACTCCATCCATCGATGATTCCCGATCGATATTTGAATACTTGATTTTTGCATTATGGTTGCTGATGATCTTGTTTATGGGGTTTGTCGGCAGATTGATTTTACTGAAAAAGAAACGTTCCAAAAGAGAATTGGGACGTGGTTATTGGAATTGA